The region GCCTTGTGAAGCTGGAATCTTGGCTTTAATATTGAGAAACGAAGATTTTGAAAGGCCTTTAACCCACGATCTCATTGGAAATACCATAGAACAACTTAATGCTAAAGCTGTTAAGATAGAAATTGATGAATTCAAGGAGGATATTTATTATGCCAAATTAGTCCTGAAAGATAGTGATTCTAAGGAGATCTATATCGATGCAAGACCTTCTGATTGCATCATTTTATCGTTAAAATACAACCTACCTATTTACATAGAAGAAGAAATAGTATCCGAACATGGTATTGAAGCTTCTTTTATAGCCACAGAACAAGAAACCGAATTCAGACAAGATATTGAAAACTTCGATATAGACGAGCTAAGAAGGAAGTTTGAAAATAAAAATAAAAAAGATCAAGATGACGAATAATTTATTTATTAGTACGAGGTGGATCAATGGAATTTCTAAAATTATCTGAGTTTAAAAATATCTTTGACAAGAAGATAATGGATTTTTTTGAAAATTTAGACCTGGAAAACCATTTAAAAGACCCGTTGTTTTATTACATAGAAAGCGGAGGCAAGAGACTAAGGCCATGGATTATATATAACTTTGGACAAATCGTTTCTGTAAATAAAAAGAATTTATTGGACATTTCAATAGCTGTCGAAATTTTACACTCCTCATCACTAATACATGATGATCTACCTGCTTTAGACAACGCAAAGTTAAGAAGGGGAGGACTCGCAAACCATTTAAAGTTTGGAGAATATAGAGCTATACTAGCGGGAGATTATGGATTCACTCTCCCACTACAGATTATTGCTAATTTAGATAATATAAACGACAGAAATAAACTTCTTTTAATGGATTATTTTATAAAAACCATTTTAAAATTATTCCAAGGAGAAATGGAAGACTTAATCTTTGAAAAAGAAGTTAGAGATGTGAGTGAAAAAGAAATTCTTGAGATGTATTCAAAGAAAACGGGGGCGGTCTTTGGATTTTGTTTTGCATCTCCTTTTTTATTAACAGGGGAAGTACAGCTAGCTAAAAAAATGAATACAATAGGAACTAATTTCGGTGTTTCTTTCCAAATTTTCGATGATTTAAAAGATTTATTTACTACCGAAGAAGAAATTGGAAAAGAAACCAATAAAGATATAAACAAAAAAACTCTTTTAAGTTTTTATAACTATCAAGAAACACAAATAATTGCCGATAATATCTATAGAAATGTTTTACAAGAATTAGAAGAAATCAACCTAAAAGAACTCTCTCAAATTTTGAAGGAAGTTAGAAAAACTGTAGAAACCCGATAACAATCTCAAAAGGAGTTGAATTAGTTATTCAATTTAAACCCTTTAATTTTTTAAATAAAATTAAATATATGGAAAAAAAATACAAAATTCTTTTGTTTATTGTTGTTATTTCTATTGGGATACTGATTTTTTTTCTCATTTTTAAAAACTTCTTTTCCCCTCCAAAAGAAAGAATGCCTTCTTATACAAATATTCAAATAATTATACCTAATTTTGCTTTTTCTTCAAGGAAAAACGTTGAAATTCAACTTGTAGATAGAAGTACTTCAGAATATCAAGAATTGATCAAATATAAAAATTTTTATGGTGACATATATAAAATAACTTTCCAAGATGAAAGTAATGAATCTTCTATTTTACCAGTTACTGTAAGATATAGGATTCCAAAAGATAATTACTTCGGAGATAACTTCGTGAATTTCGCCTTGGCTTACATTACACGCGAAGATCCTCCTATTGTTTCAGAATTCAATGGGGGGAAAATAGTAAAAGTTGAGAATGAGTATTACATAGAAGCACAGACATTCCAAATAACTAAAGTAAATTATATAGGTCTAGTCATAGAATCTCCAGAAGAATCATCCGGTGGACTCAAGGTTATAAAAGAAGCACCACCAACTCTTGAACCTGATATTATTTTAATTCCTGGAACCGATCTCAACTTCCTTGGAAAGGTAATGAATGTACCTAAAAATGGCTATCCACAATCTTTTTGGTCCTCTTTTTTCCCAAATAGAACCATCTGGAGTTACAATTATCCATTGATATCTACTAGAAGCAAAATTTATAACGATTCTTTTTTGGGTTTTGTTGAAAGAACGGGGATTAATAGTTATATCGAATTTGAAGGAAGGAGACTTGCTCAAGAACTTTCTAGGTTTCCCAATAAAAAATTTGATATCATTGCACAAGGAGTTGGGGGATTAATTGCTCGATATGCCTTAGAGTCTAATCAAACAATTCAAAACGTTGAAAATTTAGTACTCATTTCTACTCCAAATAAAGGAAGCAATCTTGCCAACCCCCTTTTTTTCAATTTGCTTTTTGGAAAAAACACAGAGATATTATCTCAATTGTTTAATGTTGAGGATAGTACCATATTAAAAATTACCTCGCAAATTACTTCTTACCTAGATCAAATTAATTCATATTATGAAGACCTTATTCCCAACTCTCGGTTTTTGAATAAATTGAACTCTTTTGGCATAAGAAATGACATCAGATACTTAGCAATAATTGGTACTAATCCAGCAATTGAGGAAAATTTATCGGACAAATATATATCCAGACTGTATCCAGAATTTGTTCAAGGAGAGGGGGATGGAATAGTAACTGTTGACAGTGCCAACTTAGAAGGGATTGAAAAAACTTACTATTCTAAAAAAAGCTTTTATGAAATTTATAATGACGCTGATGTTCTGAATACGATAGTTAATTTTTTAGATGAATCTGTACCCTCATATTCAGTGGAGCCTTTTAAAGATGATAATTTTGTCGAATACACATACGAAGCAGAAGAGAAAAACGACTCTGCCGTCCAAAGTAAAAATACCTACCCCAGTATTGTTTCCACTTTTACCCTTCCATCACAGTATAAAGAAAGTACAATCTTACTTAATCCAACTAAGCAAGGAGAAATAGATGAAGATATAATGAGCATTATTGAAATAGGAGAAAACATCTACTTTAAAAGTCCTAATGCTATTTACAACAAAAATCTAGAAAAAATATTTTCCGACAAAATTATGGGCGGAATAGTATTTAACAATCAATATTATATATCTACCGTCAATGGCGTATACGTTTTGAATGAAAACAGTAAAATTGATAAAATTAATACAAAAATGCCTTCTAAAGGTACCGAAATTTACTATTTACCAAATATTGGTTTTTTAAGCGTGGAATATGAACCAAACAATTGTAAAGTCTATCTCAACGATTCTTTGATAAATGAAGTTAGTAATTTTATATCATTAAAAGTAATAAATGGTGAAGTATACGTTATTTTTGAAGATAAACTAACAAAACTACAAAACAATGATATCGTAGAATTAATAAATGATTCTACCATTCAAAATGTTTTAAAAACTCAGTTAGGAGAGATTACGGATTTTGCATTATATAACAATAACTACTTTATTTTATTTTCAAATTATAAGTTGGTCCTTTGGGATAGTTCAAAAAATGGATTACAACTTATAGAAGACGGGAATATAGGAAGACTAAAATTACAAATATTTAATGATAAATTATTTGTATTTGGAAAAGATCATGTGAGCTACCTACTTTTAAAAGAAGCTATTTTCCCTGGCTTTTTTCAGAGATCTAAAACTCACATAATCGATGTCCTTATAGATAAAAGAAGCAAAGGATGGATGATTACTAAAAATAACCGAATTGAAATAATAACATTTTCCTTGTGAGGTGAGTCAACATTAAGAAAGCTCTTACTCTTTTAATCATGCTTCTTCAAATAATGTTAATATTCTCCGATAATTATGGTATTGCTTACGAATACTATATGAATGGCCTAAAATACTATAGAAATGCCCAATATGATTTAGCTCAAAATTTTTTTGAGCAGACCTTGCAATTATCACCTAGATTAGAAAGTGAAATACCTGAAATAAAAATGTATTTAGGATTATCTGCATTCCACAACAACGATTATACTACAGCTAAAATATATTTGCAGCCATTTAAAGGTATTCCTCTTGTAGATGAAGCTTTAAATGTTATTGAATCTTTACCACCAGAATCAGATGATTTCTACTCTTTAAATTCTCCAAATCTAAAAATTAATAACGCTCAACCATTCGAAGAAGAACAGCAAAGCTTTAACTATTTCACTTTTTTTATCGTAATGCTAATAATATTTGTAATTTCTTTAGCCGCCTCATTTTTTACTATTTTTTTGGTCCGCAGACATGTCTCTTTTGAAAAAAAGGAAAATGTGTTAAATGAAACGGAAACTCTGACCAATATAAGCAAAGTTGAAACCCAAGGGATCAAATACAAAACAATAGATCAATTTGATGAACCACACATAAAAAAAGTTTGGAAGGTATCATCCCCTTTGAAAAAACTTATAGGGATAACTTCGAATGAAGACATTTTGTCAGAAGAAAACAATATAGCGAAAGCCCACAAAGATGGAAAATTAAATGAGATAGAAGAGCTTGAAAACAAACTTGATAAAGATATAGACGATATCTTAAAAGAATCAAACCTTGAAGAGATTGAAGAAATTCTAAATGAGTTAGAAGGTAATGATGAAAAAAGCAACATTCAAGAACCAGGCACTTTTGAAGAAGAAAGCAAAGAAAAACACCGAGAAGAATATTCACATTTGGAAAATGTTATAAAACCTGATACAGAGATAAGAAATAACTATTCTTTGATAATGGAAAAAGAAGAAAAAGAATTATTATTTGAAGATGAACTAAATAATGATCTTTTTGATATAACTAAGGAACTAGATACAAAAAAACTTTCTCAAAATAGTTTACAAAAGTTCTTTCATAAATTATTTTATGATGTTAACAAGGACAAAATATAATTAAAATATGAAATATTGATTTTCTATATAATTATTGATATAATATATTAGATTCAAAGTAACAAATAGCGAATGCGGATGTGGCTCAGTTGGTAGAGCTCCAGCTTCCCAAGCTGGGAGTCGCGGGTTCGAGTCCCGTCATCCGCTCCAAAAGCTGAAGGGGCTGAATGAAGCTCCTTCTTTGTTTGTATGAGGTGTAAAAATGGCTTTGAAGATTGAAAGTGGAAAATTTAAGAATATTAACATAGATACGGTTGATGATCCTAGGACAAGATATACCCCTGCTACTTTAAGAAGGGCTCTGATGAGTATTTTTGATTTTTCAGGCGCTAACTTTTTAGAATTTTTTGCAGGAAGCGGAATAATGAGTTTCGAAGTTATAAGTAATGGAGCAAAAAGCTCCACAATGGTAGATATTTCATCAAAAGCGGTGAGATCAATTTTAAAAAACGCTAAATCTTTAGGAATATTAGACAATATAAAGGTTATAAAATCGGATTTTAGAAAATCCATTACAAAACTTTCAGGTGAACAGTTTGACTACATATTCGCTGATCCTCCATTTAATAATCGTTATGTTCAAGAATTTCTAAAATTCATAGATTCTAATGCATTTTTAATTAGAAACGGCGGTTATATTATTATTGAAAAATATAAGGATGAAAAATCCGATTATATGCCAAAAAATATAATTATAGAAGAAGTAAGAGATTACGGTGATATTGAAATTCTAATCTGTTTTAAACCATAAAAAAAGGGCCTTAATAAGGCCCTAATTTGGAAATGAATTCTTCCGGGGACAGAACACTCCAGGAGGGAGGGTAACCTACAAAAGTGCTCTGTAAATGTATTATACATCATGAAATTTTTTTCTCAAAATTCAATTATAGGCAATTACTTTCAATTAATGACGATTAAAGTCATTTAACTCCATTTAAGTCAATAAATCTCAAAAATAGAAAAAATTTCATTATTTGATATTATATTTTTATTAAAAGGAACGTTTGAAAAAAGAGGTACATAATCTAATGTATGTCCAAAAGTACCCCAATTTATACCCACAGCATCGTTTAAGGTTTCATAAAAAGTTTTGATCACAGTCGACTGATGAGTTACATTTTCTCCTGAATTCTTGATATCATAAAACTCTTTTTCTAAATCGAACGTCACACCTAATTTTTCTTGAAACTCTTCATAGTTATTAGATTGTTTAAATGTACTTATTAGCTTTTCATACGAATACTCACTGCGCTGAAGTTTATTCAATGCTAAAAATCCATCTCCTAAACTTAAACCTCCGGTTGAATGATCCGCAGTCACTATGATCAAAGTTTCTTGAGGATATCGTTTATAAAAATCAATTGCAACTTTCACGGCGTGGTCAAAATCTAATATTTCGTTTATCAATGAATAAGTATCATGTGCGTGTGCGGCATGATCAATTCTTCCCCCTTCTATCAAAATAAAAAAAGGAGAACCATCAAATTTACTTAATGCATAATTTAAAGTTTCTTCTAACGTAACTCTTTTTGGATCATCTGTTAAAAAGGGAAAATTCCCATAATACAACATAATAATCTCATTATCAAGAGGTGAAATTTCATTAAGTTTCTCTGTGTACAAGTATCCGTATTCCCTTGTATTTCTATCCTTAAAATAAGCTTTTCCTCCCCCTATGAAAAGATCAAAATTGCTTTCTAAAAGATCTTGCGTTATTTTTTGGTAATCTCTTCTATTTTCAACGAAACCATAAGCTCCTGCAGGGGTGCCATCGATAATGGTGTTAGTTGTTATGACACCAATTTTGTACCCTCTCTTTTTTAGTTCATAAGTAATGGGAAGTATTCTTTCATCATCAGGGCCAATGTTTATTCTATCGTTGTAGGTTTTTTCTTTTGATAAAATTGCTGTTATGGCTGCTGCTGAATCCGTTACACCATTCATCGATGAAGTTTCAACCATTCCATAGTAAGGGAGTTCTAGCATGTGCAGGTGATCTGTGTATAAATATTGTTTGTACATATTAGATAACTGCATATGTGGTATCCCCATTCCATCTGCTACAAACAAGAAAACATAGTCAAATGAAAAAGAAAGATAAATTAAAAGGGTAATGAGAAAAACCAACAAAATTTTTTTCACTTCTAACACCTTCAATGTTTAATTTTTGTTTCAACTAAATCTTCAAACCCCTTATCATCTAATTTATCAAAATTATTTAAAATATATCTTTCTAAACCAAATATCTTTTCTTTGTCGAAGTTCAATCTTTCCATGAAAGATATTACTTTCTCTCCATAAGGTTCATCATAAAAACCTGCTTTTTTTAGTTCAGTTTCTTCAAAATACTTCTCTGGAGAAACTTCTCTAAGAAACAATAATGAATTAGTTTCTGCTAGGATTTCGTGCCAAGTATCATTCGAGGAAGTTTTTACCTTGTAACCGAAAAAATAATGAGATAACTCATGAATTAAATCCTTGACAGAATTAACAACATAAATACTGGGCAAAACTTGAAAAGACCTACCTTGATCCATATAAAGAATATACATAGGTTCATCGATTTCTGAAATATTTTCTAAAAAATCTTTAGATTCAACAATCCAATTTTCCAACCATTTTTTGTTATAAAAAAAATTATCATAGTTATACAGAGTATTTTTATTTTTGAAATAAACCATTGCTGTTAAATCGTTACTTTGCCTTTGAATTAAAGTTTCTCCATTTTGTCGTGGTAAAAAACCGTTTTGTACATTTAACAAGACAAACTCTTCAAAAGGAATTGGTGCGTAAAAAAAGATAGTTTTTTCTATAAAGCTGTGTTCTATATCTTGATAGAAAATTACCTTTGTTAACCCCGTCGAAAATATTCTAATATTGTTATCTTCTTCATCAACAAAAGTTACTGGATAAAAGAAAAAAAATAGAAATAAAACAAAAACAAAAATAACGAGTAAAGTCCTTTTTTTCTTATAGAAGTTCATCTTCATTCCTTCCTCAACAATTAGAAAAGTTACCCAATTTGAATGCTAATGATTATGTAAATTACATACAAAGTAAGCAGTATGAAGCCCAAACCTCTTCCAACTTTTCTATCTTTTTTGATCAGTGTACCAAACAACAAGACCAATGCCAGTAAAAGCCCATACGATACATCAAAAGTAACCGGTCTATCTGCCCTGGCACCATTTATTAGCGCTGATATACCAAGTATGGCAGCGATGTTGAATGTATTGGAACCAACTATATTTCCCATCACTATATCATCCGAATGTTTGACGGCTGCGATAATAGCGGTAACTAATTCCGGAAGGGAAGTTCCTATAGCAACTATAGTTACCCCAATCAAAGATTCTGAGATCCCAATACTTTTAGCAAATATAACTGCATTACTTACCGTCAATTCTCCCCCTATTATCAACATAGCCAGCCCCAAGGCAGAAAAAGTGATTATTTTAGCCCAAGACTCTTCTTTTTCAACTTTTTTCATTTCTTCGTTTTCAACAAGTTGTTTCCTGACTTGTTGATCATTTTTTGCCATATAATAAAGATAAGCCATAAAAATAAGCAAAAAGGTTATCAATATCATTCCATCGTATCTAGTTAATATGCTATTCCCTTCCATTATCATTGCAAATATAACCACTGAAATAATAAGCAAAAAAGGCATTTCTATGTTTACTGTAGATTTTTGAATTTTTGTTGGGGAGATTAAAAAGGAGATTCCTAAAATTAAACCAATATTTGCAACATTTGAGCCAAGAACATTTCCTAAACCGACACTGGCTCCTTTTATAGACGAGGAAACCGTAACAACTAATTCAGGAGCACTGGTACCAAAGGCCACTACCGTCAACCCTGCAAATAGTTCGGAAACACCTAATTTTCTTGTCAATCCAAGGGCACCTTCTATTAACCTATCTGCACCTCTTATTAAGAGAAAAATACCTAAAGCGATTAACAGAATATTCACCAATCAATCCTCACTCCTTTTTTCGACTATTTCTCTTTTATTTCTTAGGTATACAAAAAGCAAAAAGCCCAGCACGATGAAAATAAAGCTTATAACCACAGCCACTCGAAAATTTCCAATGTAGAGACTATCCGTTCTTAACCTTTCGATTGGGATTCGGCCAATCGAATAAAGAATTAAATACAGAGCGGTAACTTCTCCATATGTTTTTCTCTTATTTCTAATAAAATAAAACAATATTAGAAATAACAACAAATTCCAGGCAGATTCATACAAAAATGTGGGGTGAAAATATTCATAGGATTCATATCCTGGCATTCGGTCCTGTAATGAAACGTACATCTTCCATGGAAGGTTTGTAGGTGCACCATATGCTTCGTGATTGAAAAAATTACCCCATCTCCCAATAGACTGAGCTAATGGTAGAACAAAGGTGAATAAGTCTAGCCCTTGCAGGAAGGTAAAGGTACATTTCTTTTTCAACCGTGTATACAAAAAAACAACTAAAAAGGCAGCCAATATCGCTCCATGTATAGCTAGACCTCCATGCCATATCTTAAAAATTTCTGAAGGATTTTGAGAGAAGTATTCAAAATTAAAAAGAACATAATATAATCTTGCACCTATAATACCAAATATAATTCCCAAAGAAACAGCGGTAAAAAGATCGTCTTCATTTATTTTTTCTCTTTCAGCTTCTTTCTGAGCAATAAATGTTGCCAACAGTATCGATAAAGCGATTAACAGTCCGTACCATCTTATTTCCAATGGACCAACTGTAACTAAAACAGGGCTGAAATACCATTCCCCAGAAAAACTTTTTGGTAAGACAACTATACAAATAACTAAAAAAGAGGTTATAGAAACCCACAAAGTGTTTAAAAAGACTTTATCCCTTTTCATACTCTCCTCCTAAAAGCAAAAAAGATTTCACTATAGAACATTTACCAAGTGTATTGAGTCTCCATACCTTGCTTGCAACTCATGTTTTAAATTAGGATATCTATCAAAACTTTGGATAGAAGATAAAAAAAGCTCTACCATTTTTCTTGAACTTTCTATTATATTCATATCTTCGACTAAATCTAAAAATTTAAATTCCGGTACCCCGTGCTGTTCCACTCCGAAGAATTTACCAGGTCCTCTCCATTTTAAGTCGATTTCTGCCACCTCAAAACCATCTAATGTTTTAGAAAAGGAATTCATTTTACTTTTTATCTCATTGTTGGCATCATCATCTATTACTAGAAAACAATAAGACTGTTTATCACTTCTGCCAACTCTTCCTCTAAGCTGATGCAATTGAGATAATCCAAAACGATCGGGATGTTCGATGACCATTACCGTAGCATCAGGAATATCTATCCCAACTTCTACCACCGATGTCGAAACCAATATATCGTATTCTCTTTGAACAAATTTGTCCATGACGTCATTTTTTTCTGAAGGTGAAAGCCTCCCATGTAAAAGCCCCACTTTATATTCTTCAAATACTTTATTTAGCTCTTCATACATACTCATCGCGTTTTTTAATTCTAAGGCTTCAGATTCTTCTATCAACGGATAAACGAAGAAAACTTGATTCGATTGATCTAATTCTTCTTTAACAAACTCATACAAACTTTTTCTGTTGGATTCAGTAACAAGTATTGTTTTAATTGCCCTTCTTCCTTTAGGCATTTCATCTATTAAACTAACGTCTAAGTCACCGTAAAAAGTCATTGCCAAAGTTCTCGGAATGGGAGTTGCTGTCATAACCAAAATATCTGGATGATTACCTTTTTTAATAAGTTCCAGCCTTTGATTCACACCAAATCTATGTTGTTCATCAATCACCACCAACCCTAGTTTTTTAAATTCTACATCCTGTTGAATAATTGCGTGGGTACCAACTACAATATCAATTTCTCCTGCCTTTAGCTTTTCTTTTATTAATATTTTATCGGTTTCCTTCGTATCTCCTGTTAACAAAGCTACTTTCAAACCTAACGGCTCTAAATCTTTTGATAGCCTTTTAAACTGCTGTTTTGATAAAACAGAGGTGGGGTTCATAACCGCTGCTTGATAACTAGATTCACAAACATCTATAATCGCTAATTCTGAAACAACCGTTTTACCAGAGCCAACATCCCCCTGTAAAAGCCTGTTCATAGGATATGGAGATGTCAAATCTTTTCTTATCTCTTCATAACTTCTTTTTTGAGCTTGCGTGAGTTCAAAGTTTAAAGTCTTGAGAAATTTTCCCGATAATTCTCCTTTTATCTCCTTCTTCTCACCTTTTTTCATTTCTTTCATCTTTAATTTCAGATATATCATGGCTAATTCAAATAAAATTGCCTCTTCATATTTTAAAGAGTACCAAGCTCTTTCTTTATGATAAATGCTTAAAGGAAAATGGATCCCCTTTATTCGCTTTTTTAAATCCAATAAATTGAACCCTTGAACAAATTCTTCAGGTAAGAACTCTTCTAAAAAATATGTCTGTTTAATAGCTTCTTTTGCTATTTTTCTCATAGTTGATTGGAAGATACCAGACGTGAGAGGATAAACCGGCAAAATTTCTCTTTGAAAATCCTCTTCACTTTTGATCACTTGAAAATCGGGAGACTTCATCTGTTTCATTCCGTATGAATATTCTATTTTTCCATAAAAAGCAGCTTTCAACCCTCTTTTTAAATAAGATTTAACATAATCCTGGTTGAAAAAAGTAACGATTATGACTCCAGTGTCATCTTCCACAGAAAAGTTGTAAATAATTAACCCTTTATTTATTTTTACTTCTTCACTTTTTACTACATTTCCTATTATTACGACTTTTTCATCCTCTTTGGCGTTGAATATTTTAACAACCTTTCTTCTATCTTCGTAATCCCTAGGTGGATAGTAAAAGAAATCTTTTAATGAATAAATACCTAATTTATTTAGAACTAAAGCCCTTTTTGTTCCTACTTTTTTTATATATTTTATATCGGTAAGTGGGGCTAATTTTTTTTCTGGTTTGACGGAGACTTCATCTACTAAATATCGCTCTTTTAAAATCTTTAAGGAATCATTTAAGCCTTCTAGACGCCTTTCCTTGCGTCCTTCTGGCAATGTTTTAAGAGGCTTTATATAAGCCAAAATCTTTTTAACATCTTCTAAAAGACCATTTTCTTTAATTATTTTGAAATTATTTTTTGCAATGCTATAAAAACTTGGGAAGATCTCTTCCCAAGTTATCATACCCTTTTCTTTCAATTGAACTACATAATCAAAAGAATTTATAACTTCTTCTATCATTGCAATTGAAAACTCCTATTTTTTGAGAAAATATTTTTCAAAGTTACTCAATCATTCTCTTTATGATAATTTTACCATCTTTTTTATAAATTTTATATCCATTCAATTCAGCTTCTTCAATTTTACCTTCTTCTATAAAAGGTTTAACTTTCATCAAAGAAGCATTTTCCACGTAGAAATCTTTCAGACTACCTTCAAGTGTGTATCCATAAGAGCTTATTTTCAAATATACAGAAAATACAATCAAAAACCAACTCAAAGATATCAGCAGCAAAAATGTCATTACTTTGATCATAATTACTTTACTACCCTTCTTGTGAAAAATTCGTAATCACTGAAGAAACTTTCAATTCTATCTTGATATCTAGAATAATTAGAAGCCCCTTCTTCTTTCAAACTCTTGTAATAGTTGTAAACAGCCTCATAATTGTTAACAATGTTTTCTGCTAGTTGATTTTTTAAGTTTCCATCACTCAAGGTTGAATATAGCTCAGATAACAATTTTAAAGAATTATCTGGTATCCCTCTAGATTTTTGAGCCATGTAATAGTCTGCTTCTCCTTCTTTTTTGGTAATGAAAATTATTTTGTCTATTAATTCATCTTGTGGATATATATTTATCAATCTTGCGGTTAACAGTAAATATTCATAATAAACATCTTCCCATTCAGGAAACCTATTCCAACCACCGGGAAGAATGTATATAGCTTGCTGCTCCCAATGATGAAAATTATTGTAAGCGTCGTTTTGAAGTTTTTCTACTACTTCTATCTTATCCAATGGAATATAATTCTTTAGCTGTTCGTATAGAATTACAATGTTATAATATATTCTACCTATCAATCTATAGGCATTTTTTTCATTGAAGGATAAGTATGAATATTCCAACTGGTTTATCCCGTCGTAGAGGGTTTGAATTTTTAAAATAATCTGTTTAGCGTTGTTGTTTGCGTCACTGGAATAAATTGGTTCTACGGTGTCTCTTAAAATATTATCGGGAAAGGGCATTAAATCTAGTGCGCCATCGAACTCTTCGATCATAAAGTCGTAACCATTGATTTCTTTTGCAAATATTTTAGGTAAATCTTCATAAGTAAGAGAATTTTGACGAATACTAGATGTCAAAAGTTGAGAAAGATAAAATGCTGATTTTCCGAAGTTAGGGTTCCATTTTAATGAT is a window of Petrotoga olearia DSM 13574 DNA encoding:
- the recG gene encoding ATP-dependent DNA helicase RecG, encoding MIEEVINSFDYVVQLKEKGMITWEEIFPSFYSIAKNNFKIIKENGLLEDVKKILAYIKPLKTLPEGRKERRLEGLNDSLKILKERYLVDEVSVKPEKKLAPLTDIKYIKKVGTKRALVLNKLGIYSLKDFFYYPPRDYEDRRKVVKIFNAKEDEKVVIIGNVVKSEEVKINKGLIIYNFSVEDDTGVIIVTFFNQDYVKSYLKRGLKAAFYGKIEYSYGMKQMKSPDFQVIKSEEDFQREILPVYPLTSGIFQSTMRKIAKEAIKQTYFLEEFLPEEFVQGFNLLDLKKRIKGIHFPLSIYHKERAWYSLKYEEAILFELAMIYLKLKMKEMKKGEKKEIKGELSGKFLKTLNFELTQAQKRSYEEIRKDLTSPYPMNRLLQGDVGSGKTVVSELAIIDVCESSYQAAVMNPTSVLSKQQFKRLSKDLEPLGLKVALLTGDTKETDKILIKEKLKAGEIDIVVGTHAIIQQDVEFKKLGLVVIDEQHRFGVNQRLELIKKGNHPDILVMTATPIPRTLAMTFYGDLDVSLIDEMPKGRRAIKTILVTESNRKSLYEFVKEELDQSNQVFFVYPLIEESEALELKNAMSMYEELNKVFEEYKVGLLHGRLSPSEKNDVMDKFVQREYDILVSTSVVEVGIDIPDATVMVIEHPDRFGLSQLHQLRGRVGRSDKQSYCFLVIDDDANNEIKSKMNSFSKTLDGFEVAEIDLKWRGPGKFFGVEQHGVPEFKFLDLVEDMNIIESSRKMVELFLSSIQSFDRYPNLKHELQARYGDSIHLVNVL